Genomic window (Cucumis sativus cultivar 9930 chromosome 2, Cucumber_9930_V3, whole genome shotgun sequence):
AACATTCGAAAAAGAAACTTGCTCCACGGTGCTTATagataagaacaaaaatggaatgttaaaagaaacaataaaatattagttagTAATTATTATGCTAGTTAACTGTGTATTGCAGCGTGGAGTAGAGCTTGCCCATCGTAGGGATTCTTCCAACAGAAGAATACGGTCGGAATCGAATGGAATCTAACTCCGAAACAGACGAGCATCTACTCAAAGGCGCGTTTGCCGGCGGGATGGAAACCTTGCAAAAACTCGTCGAATGCATTACGTTGGCGTCAGAGAGACAAAATTTGACTGTGTATGTTCGCGACGAAGCGTGATGATGTGATGTATGTCTTTATGTGAATCAGAAACATGGAGCTAAGGAGATCGTTTGGACTGGTTCTCGAAGGGTTGCCATCAACCGGCTGTGCATATTCTCAGCTTCTTAGTATGACTTTGTCCGCTTTCGATAAGAAGACGCCATTTTGTAACTTAGTTTACATCGCTCCAGTTGGCAAAATGAATTTCTTCTCGTCGTATTATGTTTCGTACCTGCATCGTGTTTGTCGTAGATCCTATATCTCTCACGATTTTGGAAGCTGCGCCAAGGAGTAGTAACAATGGCGCCAAGGGAAGAAGAGGACTCAAGGATCCAGAAGCTTGAATCAGCATGTTCGGATTTGAAAATCCTCCTTCAAGCGTCGACGGAACTGAACGAAAGCCTGGAGAGGATGGAGAAGAACATAGATTCAATCGACGAATCGCTCACGACAGCGTCGAGAAGCATATTACCTCTACAATCTTTGGCGATGACGACAAAAGCCCTCGAAACAAGAATCAACCGAGCAGCTTCGCCTGCTCTCAATCTCCTTGATACTTTTAAGCGATCCGAATTTCTCCAACGCAAGATTCTCGCGATCTTCGCTAACTTATCGGTGGAAAAATCGCCGGAAGAACGCCTGAAGAAGCTGATCAAACTAGTGAACTGTGTGGATAGGCTGAATGCAGCCATAAGCGTGATTAGTCAAGAGGGGGAATCGGTGATCCAGAAACTCCAAGAAGTGGTGGAGTTCTTGAGCAGGACGAAGGCTGCCGATCCACAAAGGACACACAGACTGAAAGAGACGATGATCACACTCAAAGCTCTTTACGAAACTGAAATCGATGACATGAAGTTTGAGGGATTGCTTGACGAATCTCTACTGAATCTGCAagatgaatttgaaaacatattaaaGAATCTAAAGCATCAAAGAAAACCGAAGTTCGATGATGGTGATGGAGAAAAGGAAGGTGAAACCGTGGGGTCTGAGATGGGAAGCGAGCTGGAGATCGAAGCTGCTAAACGAATTGCTGAAACTCTAACCGCCAACGATTGTTTGGATATTTGCATCAACATTTACGTCAAGGTAATGACCATTTacttaactaaaaataataataataagtacaATTgtacaaatatcaatttactttaaattttgtggttCTTCAATGgattaatataaatacattCATAAAACTTCacaattattaattcaaaatggAGACATTTGAATACCAACTTGTTCTAAATGATGACCACTCATTAAATCTTCATTGTAATACATTTCTTTCTATTACGATTGCAACATTATGTCAAAAACGGCTTCTTCTCCAATGagattgaaattggaagtttaTGATTTGGCTGATAATAAAATACTGAGTAAAGAAGTGCAACAAATTCTATAACTATCGCTGTTCTATAAATCAGGTTAGATACAGGAGAGCAGCTACCGCATTGATGCGGCTCAATCCAGTCTATCTAAAAACTTACACTCCAgaagaaattgacaaaatgGAGTGGGAAAAGTTGGAGACAGCAATTTCACTATGGATTGAACATTTCAAGGTCGCAGCCACGAGCGTGTTGATTTCTGAGAAGAAGCTTTGTAATCAGGTTTTAGGCTCAATCATGGACGGACTGATGTGGCCTGAATGCTTCGTCAAGATCGCAGACAAAATTATGACTGTCTTCTTCCGGTTTGGGGAAGGCGTCGCCAGAAGCACCAAAGAGCCGCAGAAACTGTTCAAGCTCTTGGACATGTTCGACTCCATGGAAAAACTCGACTCCGAATTCTCTGAGGCATTTAGCGGCGAAGCCGGCGCCGAAATCCGTACACGATACAGAGAGCTCGAGAAGCTACTCGTGCACGCATCCAGCAAAGTTTTTTGGGATTTCGGCCTTCAAATCGAGGGAAATTCAGACGGATTTCCACCTCCAAAAGACGGATCGGTTCCTAAACTAGTCCGTTACGCCGTCAACTACCTCAAGTACCTTGCAAGCGACAACTACAGTTCCGCCATGGCTAAAGTTCTCCAAATACAAAAGTCGTGGAAGGGCGGATTCCTCTCAAAATTGGAAGCGGAGGAGAATTTGCTTAAAGACGCCTTCTCCAAC
Coding sequences:
- the LOC101222567 gene encoding exocyst complex component EXO70A1; this translates as MAPREEEDSRIQKLESACSDLKILLQASTELNESLERMEKNIDSIDESLTTASRSILPLQSLAMTTKALETRINRAASPALNLLDTFKRSEFLQRKILAIFANLSVEKSPEERLKKLIKLVNCVDRLNAAISVISQEGESVIQKLQEVVEFLSRTKAADPQRTHRLKETMITLKALYETEIDDMKFEGLLDESLLNLQDEFENILKNLKHQRKPKFDDGDGEKEGETVGSEMGSELEIEAAKRIAETLTANDCLDICINIYVKVRYRRAATALMRLNPVYLKTYTPEEIDKMEWEKLETAISLWIEHFKVAATSVLISEKKLCNQVLGSIMDGLMWPECFVKIADKIMTVFFRFGEGVARSTKEPQKLFKLLDMFDSMEKLDSEFSEAFSGEAGAEIRTRYRELEKLLVHASSKVFWDFGLQIEGNSDGFPPPKDGSVPKLVRYAVNYLKYLASDNYSSAMAKVLQIQKSWKGGFLSKLEAEENLLKDAFSNVMEALQRNVESKKSRYRDKILPHIFSMNTYWYIYMRIRNTELGRLLGEQYMRKNYKAVAEESAYTYQMLCWEPLLSVMDMDDMRLQNMETVEDLAKTKMESFVKALREFSQKHRATYSIPDLDLREQLKEATLKMILPAYTEFFNLHSALLPGIGKYYVGLETIHDFVGRAFEFEGGSGPGSGGKLKRRGSMDRMGEIASDGPILAVGLR